The Novosphingobium sp. SL115 genome includes a region encoding these proteins:
- the qhpR gene encoding AraC-like transcriptional regulator QhpR, translating to MSHAKVRTAALDGWAGLLADKSAAAVSLPTPACLRDAVPPGNPLPIAANSMPLADFVRFSEDVVRQTRDVAIPWLAGVHYDLASLGPIGTAVNSAGKVGTALRRMVDYFALLQDCTDIRLEREEDMASVSYRILDPDIWPRHHDAMFSLGIIGQIIRRGTRGAWDKVEFAFEAESHEMRGDIGKVLRASCTFGADTNQIRFPAQMLDLALPPTQGPQADLRQLSSEMVGLRRNTSLVERLAQVVFRDLNTQGIEQERIAREIGMSSRTMRRKLAEEGSSFQQVLDECRMRQAVFEFRTRPDLSIAQIALRLGYAEHSNFTRAFHRWSGVSPQAYRTNLARTAH from the coding sequence ATGTCGCATGCAAAAGTGCGCACTGCTGCGCTTGATGGTTGGGCTGGCCTTCTGGCCGACAAGTCTGCCGCTGCAGTTTCGCTTCCAACGCCTGCCTGCTTGCGGGATGCAGTCCCGCCGGGCAATCCTTTGCCGATTGCCGCCAATTCGATGCCACTGGCTGATTTCGTGCGCTTTTCCGAAGATGTGGTGCGGCAAACTCGCGATGTGGCGATCCCATGGTTGGCAGGCGTCCACTATGATCTCGCCTCGCTCGGCCCCATCGGCACGGCGGTAAACTCTGCCGGAAAAGTCGGCACCGCGCTGCGCCGCATGGTCGATTACTTCGCGCTGCTGCAGGATTGCACCGATATCCGGCTTGAGCGCGAGGAGGACATGGCCTCGGTCAGCTATCGCATTCTCGATCCGGATATCTGGCCGCGCCATCATGACGCGATGTTCTCGCTCGGCATCATCGGCCAGATCATCCGGCGCGGCACACGCGGGGCGTGGGACAAGGTAGAGTTCGCGTTCGAGGCGGAAAGCCACGAAATGCGGGGAGACATCGGCAAAGTCCTGCGGGCGTCTTGCACATTTGGCGCAGATACCAACCAGATCCGCTTTCCGGCGCAGATGCTCGATCTTGCCTTGCCGCCAACGCAGGGGCCGCAGGCCGATTTGCGGCAGCTTTCAAGCGAAATGGTGGGCCTGCGCCGCAACACATCGCTGGTGGAACGGCTTGCACAAGTGGTGTTCCGCGATCTGAATACCCAGGGCATTGAGCAGGAGCGCATCGCACGCGAGATCGGCATGTCGAGCCGCACGATGCGCCGCAAGCTGGCCGAGGAAGGCAGCTCGTTTCAGCAAGTGCTCGACGAATGCCGGATGCGGCAAGCCGTGTTCGAATTCCGCACCCGCCCGGACCTGTCGATCGCGCAAATCGCGCTGCGGCTAGGCTATGCCGAACACAGCAATTTCACCCGCGCCTTCCACCGCTGGAGCGGCGTTTCCCCGCAGGCCTACCGGACCAATCTGGCCCGCACAGCACACTGA
- a CDS encoding type 1 glutamine amidotransferase, protein MTRLLLLEGNTADKRARARDLGVRNSSEIYALAIAAHFPELELDVLNGADPDEAMPHGRNWADYDGFVITGSSLHAYDTDFAVTNQIALVAQAAEHGLPIFGSCWGLQIAAVAAGGEVGLSPRGREVGFARKIALNSAGRAHPMFAGKQAVFDAPCIHYDEVTRLPESATLLASNRHSAVQAAVIPLGRSEVWAVQYHPEFDLGQIVQLYTLYEDDMVAQGFFSDVATLAAYRDKVAALAADGTRADLAWQLGVDEDLTDDTVRRAEIIAWIKACVLKCT, encoded by the coding sequence ATGACCCGATTGCTGCTGCTTGAAGGCAATACCGCCGATAAACGCGCCCGCGCGCGCGATCTTGGCGTACGCAATTCCAGCGAGATCTACGCGCTGGCCATCGCCGCGCATTTCCCGGAACTCGAACTTGATGTGCTCAACGGCGCCGACCCGGATGAAGCAATGCCGCATGGCCGCAACTGGGCCGATTACGATGGCTTTGTCATCACCGGCTCCTCGCTCCACGCATATGACACGGACTTTGCCGTCACCAACCAGATCGCGCTGGTGGCGCAGGCGGCGGAGCATGGCTTGCCGATCTTTGGATCATGTTGGGGGCTGCAGATTGCCGCCGTGGCCGCGGGCGGCGAAGTGGGCCTCAGCCCGCGCGGGCGAGAGGTGGGCTTTGCCCGCAAGATTGCACTGAATTCTGCGGGCCGTGCGCATCCGATGTTTGCGGGCAAGCAGGCCGTGTTTGATGCGCCGTGCATCCACTATGACGAGGTTACGCGCCTGCCGGAAAGCGCCACGCTGCTCGCCTCCAACCGCCACAGCGCGGTGCAGGCCGCAGTCATCCCGCTGGGCCGCAGCGAGGTGTGGGCGGTGCAGTATCACCCCGAGTTTGACCTTGGGCAGATCGTGCAGCTTTATACGCTGTATGAAGACGATATGGTGGCGCAAGGGTTCTTTTCAGACGTTGCGACATTGGCCGCCTATCGCGATAAGGTGGCCGCCCTTGCTGCCGATGGCACCCGCGCAGACCTTGCCTGGCAGCTTGGCGTGGACGAGGACCTGACCGACGACACCGTGCGCCGCGCAGAGATTATCGCATGGATAAAGGCCTGCGTTCTGAAGTGCACCTAG
- a CDS encoding 3,4-dihydroxyphenylacetate 2,3-dioxygenase, whose amino-acid sequence MGEIIAAGIVAHAPTIMMSREDRYELNEGKEISLVPGLHRLKSEVLDVLKPDTVVLLDTHWFTIVEFCVTAHSRRAGLFTSDELPRGMKQIPYDIKGSPALAHAIAERATQAGVRTTAIDDPWLPIHYPTVNLTTFLQGEEEWLSVSHAYSGEPDDFLTVGEGIGRAIRESDKRVVIIASGSMSHRFWPFKQIPLHEASDPIHISSPEAREADLERLRWFAEGNHAAVIDSMPEYLRHAPEARFGHYLMMAAACGGRSWKAKGRQFSDYENATGTSQVHVWFDKPADGWN is encoded by the coding sequence ATGGGCGAGATCATCGCAGCCGGCATCGTCGCACACGCGCCAACGATCATGATGTCGAGGGAAGACCGCTACGAGCTGAACGAAGGCAAGGAAATCAGCCTTGTACCCGGCCTGCACCGGCTGAAAAGCGAAGTGCTCGATGTGCTGAAGCCCGATACTGTGGTGCTGCTGGACACGCACTGGTTCACGATCGTGGAGTTCTGCGTGACTGCGCATAGCAGGCGGGCGGGGCTGTTCACTTCGGACGAACTGCCGCGCGGGATGAAGCAGATTCCCTATGATATCAAAGGCTCACCTGCGCTGGCCCATGCCATTGCCGAACGCGCGACGCAGGCCGGGGTGCGCACCACGGCCATCGACGATCCCTGGCTGCCGATCCACTATCCCACTGTAAACCTTACCACTTTCCTGCAAGGGGAGGAGGAGTGGCTTTCGGTCAGCCACGCCTATTCGGGCGAGCCGGACGATTTCCTGACAGTGGGCGAAGGCATCGGCCGCGCGATCCGGGAATCCGACAAGCGCGTGGTGATTATCGCCAGCGGATCGATGAGCCACCGGTTCTGGCCGTTCAAGCAGATCCCGCTGCACGAAGCCTCTGATCCCATTCACATTTCCAGCCCCGAAGCGCGCGAGGCCGATCTTGAGCGGCTGCGCTGGTTTGCAGAAGGCAACCACGCTGCGGTGATCGATTCGATGCCCGAATACTTGCGCCACGCACCCGAAGCGCGGTTTGGACATTATCTGATGATGGCAGCCGCATGCGGCGGGCGCAGTTGGAAAGCGAAGGGGCGGCAGTTTTCGGACTACGAAAATGCCACGGGCACCAGCCAGGTCCACGTGTGGTTCGACAAGCCCGCCGACGGGTGGAACTGA
- a CDS encoding cytochrome P450: protein MQFPFSRSTDAHVDLSSQDAFNDGAPFATFDRMRREDPMAWSEMVNGDTGFWSVTRHADLLELNRQADLLSSAKGIRMEDQSEEEYEARKTFQETDAPHHRGFRALVSKAFSKSTVAGFEDQIRTIVTDLLDVALDEGEFDAVDRIARRLPMQMLAQIMGVPQEDGPWLVEKGDALISNSDPDYTDFVVDQVDTEAYRMLPFRSPAAVELFDYANGLLDRMDAGEEIGVLNLVRQTTSTGVQMSRDEFRNFFCLLVAAGNDTTRYSISATIHALANNPHLLQALKDGDFHSWEAAADEMIRYASPTTHFRRTATRAFEFHGKQVKAGDKVLLWFLSGNRDETAIPRPYEIDLRRERNPFLSFGQGGPHICLGMWLAKLEVAIVMQELAKRIATIEQVADHSYLRSNFIHGIKHLPIRVVAR from the coding sequence ATGCAGTTTCCCTTTTCGCGCTCGACCGATGCTCACGTTGATCTGTCATCGCAAGATGCGTTCAACGATGGCGCGCCTTTTGCAACGTTTGACCGAATGCGGCGTGAGGATCCGATGGCGTGGTCCGAAATGGTCAATGGCGACACCGGCTTCTGGTCTGTCACCCGCCATGCCGATCTGCTTGAGCTGAATCGGCAGGCCGATCTCCTGTCATCGGCCAAGGGCATCCGCATGGAGGACCAGTCCGAGGAAGAGTACGAGGCGCGCAAGACCTTTCAGGAAACCGACGCCCCCCACCACCGGGGCTTTCGCGCGCTGGTTTCCAAGGCTTTTTCCAAAAGCACCGTGGCCGGATTCGAAGATCAGATACGCACGATCGTGACCGACCTGCTCGACGTGGCGCTGGACGAGGGCGAGTTCGACGCGGTGGACCGCATCGCGCGCCGCCTGCCGATGCAGATGCTGGCGCAGATCATGGGCGTGCCGCAGGAAGACGGGCCTTGGCTGGTGGAAAAGGGCGATGCGCTGATTTCCAATTCAGACCCTGATTATACCGATTTCGTGGTCGATCAGGTGGATACCGAAGCCTACCGGATGCTGCCGTTCCGCTCTCCTGCTGCGGTTGAACTGTTCGATTATGCCAACGGCCTGCTCGACCGGATGGACGCGGGTGAGGAGATCGGCGTGCTGAACCTGGTGCGGCAGACGACCAGCACCGGCGTGCAGATGAGCCGCGATGAATTCCGCAATTTCTTCTGTCTGCTGGTGGCAGCGGGCAACGACACCACGCGCTATTCGATTTCGGCCACGATCCATGCGCTGGCCAACAACCCGCACCTGTTGCAGGCTCTGAAAGACGGCGATTTTCACAGCTGGGAAGCGGCTGCGGACGAGATGATCCGCTATGCCTCACCCACCACGCATTTCCGCCGCACCGCGACGCGCGCCTTCGAATTTCATGGCAAGCAGGTGAAGGCGGGCGACAAGGTGCTGCTGTGGTTCCTTTCGGGCAACCGCGACGAGACGGCGATCCCCCGCCCTTACGAAATCGACTTGCGCCGGGAGCGCAATCCGTTCCTGTCGTTCGGACAGGGCGGGCCGCACATTTGCCTCGGCATGTGGCTGGCCAAGCTGGAAGTGGCCATCGTCATGCAGGAACTGGCCAAGCGGATCGCCACGATCGAGCAGGTGGCCGATCACAGCTATCTTCGTTCAAATTTCATCCACGGCATCAAGCACTTGCCGATCCGCGTCGTTGCCCGCTGA
- a CDS encoding glutamine synthetase family protein — protein sequence MTTMPKIDAPRVKAPVQDRCRVLFADQLNLARGKYVPMSDAARGHTRMCVGTFAVTYDKALVAAPGGGMLDGLPDMEVTFDPKAMRPSWDAGTQIALGALRFKGEPFVLCGRSALQRAIDAWRARGLEPMVGIEMEAYIFQRGADGEWVPYDTPGAFVYGTGPFSDPAGLIDEIWATAEACGIPVESMNAEFDAPQFELTLRYADAMKAADDAFLFRQMAREVLYKRGYLLSFLPKPFADKSGSGLHFNLSFTRKDGSNVFANDVASGTLSPEMRGCIAGLIRHHEALSAIMAPITNSYARLQPASLSGYWANWGIDHRSVTVRVSAETGQAARIEHRMADCAASPYFAMAAMLQAAVLGLDHGYDLPQPELNDGLETINTDRHTPHTLSDALDALEADTVLVQAVGAEMIANFIAVKREEVRIVGEKSEAEGLAYYLPYI from the coding sequence ATGACAACCATGCCGAAAATCGACGCCCCGCGTGTGAAAGCCCCCGTGCAGGACCGCTGCCGAGTGCTGTTTGCCGATCAGCTGAATCTGGCGCGCGGCAAGTATGTGCCGATGTCTGACGCAGCGCGCGGGCACACCCGCATGTGCGTGGGCACTTTTGCCGTGACTTATGACAAGGCGCTGGTGGCTGCGCCCGGTGGCGGAATGCTGGACGGGTTGCCCGACATGGAAGTGACCTTCGACCCCAAGGCCATGCGCCCTTCGTGGGATGCGGGCACGCAGATTGCGCTGGGAGCCTTGCGGTTCAAGGGCGAACCCTTCGTGCTGTGCGGGCGCAGCGCGCTGCAACGCGCCATCGATGCCTGGCGAGCGCGCGGGCTTGAGCCGATGGTTGGCATCGAGATGGAAGCCTATATCTTCCAGCGCGGCGCCGACGGTGAATGGGTGCCATACGACACGCCGGGCGCGTTCGTTTACGGCACGGGTCCGTTCTCCGATCCTGCCGGGCTGATTGACGAGATCTGGGCCACGGCGGAGGCCTGCGGCATTCCGGTTGAATCGATGAATGCCGAATTCGATGCGCCGCAATTTGAACTGACGCTGCGCTATGCCGATGCGATGAAGGCGGCTGACGATGCGTTTCTGTTCCGCCAGATGGCGCGCGAAGTGCTGTACAAGCGCGGCTATCTGCTGTCATTCTTACCCAAACCTTTTGCCGACAAGAGCGGCAGCGGACTGCATTTCAACCTGAGCTTTACCCGCAAAGACGGCAGCAATGTGTTTGCCAACGATGTGGCGAGCGGCACGTTATCGCCGGAAATGCGCGGATGCATCGCCGGGCTGATCCGCCATCACGAAGCGCTTTCTGCCATCATGGCGCCGATCACCAACAGCTATGCCCGGCTGCAGCCTGCGAGCCTTTCAGGATACTGGGCGAACTGGGGGATCGATCATCGCTCTGTGACCGTGCGCGTATCAGCCGAAACCGGGCAGGCGGCGCGGATCGAGCACCGGATGGCCGATTGCGCGGCAAGCCCGTACTTTGCGATGGCAGCGATGCTGCAGGCCGCAGTACTGGGCCTTGATCACGGCTATGACCTGCCCCAGCCCGAGTTGAACGACGGGTTGGAGACGATCAACACCGATCGCCACACCCCGCACACACTTTCCGATGCGCTCGATGCGTTGGAGGCCGATACCGTGCTGGTGCAAGCTGTTGGCGCGGAAATGATTGCCAATTTCATCGCGGTCAAGCGCGAGGAAGTGCGCATTGTTGGCGAAAAGAGCGAGGCCGAGGGTCTTGCCTATTACCTCCCCTACATCTGA
- a CDS encoding aldehyde dehydrogenase: MRERIDIAGISVSPDHYIGGRRVPSPYTFETRCPFDWSWKLANISRGTVTTAAQAAQAATDAFPAWAALSAAERGAYLHRLADLIEANVEKLAMIECLDMGMLLESLRLRVILRGAANFRNYADLASEHQERVWSSRGTANRVIRMPAGPALIITPWNAPFMLSTWKCAPALAAGNTVILKPADWSPLSASLLADLIDEAGFPAGVFNIVQGLGAELGNALTSDPRIKRISFTGSVPTARVIGKAAAENIVPFTAELGGKSPLLVFADADIHAAAKKAAGQYDDSGQVCMAGTRIIVEESVREEFLAKFHAYTDAHVMGDSREGATTMSALIHPVHVERVLGFVDRARAAGDTIVRGGKRWKEGANWIEPTLILPKSNDSEVVQNEVFGPVLTFQTFRDEAEGVALANSTAFGLSGMVYTGSAERAERVGRALRGGTVWVNTFLVRDLTAPFGGIGISGIGREGGDYALDFHSDLKTLQILEGSVN, translated from the coding sequence ATGCGAGAACGCATTGACATTGCTGGCATTTCCGTTTCGCCCGATCATTACATCGGCGGCAGGCGGGTGCCATCGCCCTATACGTTTGAAACGCGCTGCCCGTTCGACTGGTCTTGGAAACTGGCCAACATTTCGCGCGGGACGGTGACGACGGCCGCACAGGCAGCGCAAGCGGCAACCGATGCGTTCCCTGCATGGGCTGCGTTGAGTGCGGCTGAGCGCGGAGCCTATCTGCACCGGCTGGCTGATCTGATCGAGGCCAATGTCGAAAAGCTGGCGATGATCGAATGCTTGGATATGGGGATGCTGCTGGAAAGCCTGCGGCTGCGCGTGATCTTGCGCGGGGCGGCCAATTTCCGCAATTACGCCGATCTTGCCAGCGAGCATCAGGAGCGGGTCTGGTCATCGCGCGGCACGGCCAACCGCGTGATCCGCATGCCCGCAGGCCCGGCGCTGATCATCACGCCGTGGAATGCGCCGTTCATGCTTTCTACCTGGAAGTGCGCGCCTGCACTGGCGGCGGGCAATACGGTGATCCTGAAGCCGGCCGATTGGTCCCCGCTTTCGGCATCACTGCTGGCGGACCTGATCGACGAAGCGGGTTTTCCGGCAGGCGTCTTCAACATCGTACAAGGCTTGGGCGCGGAGCTCGGCAATGCGCTGACCTCCGACCCGCGCATCAAGCGCATCAGCTTTACCGGCAGCGTGCCCACCGCGCGCGTGATCGGCAAGGCAGCGGCGGAAAACATCGTGCCGTTCACGGCGGAACTGGGCGGGAAATCGCCGCTGCTGGTCTTTGCCGATGCCGATATTCATGCCGCAGCCAAGAAAGCGGCAGGGCAATATGATGACAGCGGACAGGTGTGTATGGCTGGCACCCGCATCATCGTGGAAGAGAGCGTGCGCGAGGAGTTTTTGGCGAAATTCCACGCCTATACCGACGCGCACGTGATGGGAGACAGCCGCGAGGGCGCCACAACGATGTCTGCGCTGATCCATCCAGTTCATGTCGAGCGCGTGCTGGGCTTTGTCGACCGCGCGCGGGCGGCAGGGGATACCATCGTGCGCGGGGGGAAGCGCTGGAAAGAGGGCGCGAACTGGATCGAGCCCACGCTGATCCTGCCCAAGAGCAACGACAGTGAAGTGGTGCAGAACGAGGTTTTCGGCCCGGTCCTGACGTTCCAGACTTTCCGCGATGAAGCAGAAGGTGTGGCGCTCGCTAATTCCACCGCGTTTGGTCTTTCGGGCATGGTCTATACCGGCAGTGCAGAGCGGGCAGAGCGTGTGGGCCGGGCGCTGCGCGGCGGAACGGTGTGGGTCAACACCTTCCTGGTGCGCGATCTGACCGCGCCATTCGGCGGCATCGGCATATCGGGCATTGGCCGTGAAGGCGGCGATTATGCGCTGGATTTTCATTCCGATCTGAAGACGCTGCAAATCCTCGAGGGCAGCGTCAACTGA
- a CDS encoding TonB-dependent receptor, whose product MSKHIRENLVAGSALIALVTAMPAFAQETAKPQSAEEADQSGEIVVTATRKNEVLSKVPISVSAFSTETLDKRGVRDFADVIRQTPGIVFEQTNTTSNIAIRGINSSVGASTTGIYIDDTPIQVRALGYSGGNVYPVIFDLERIEVLRGPQGTLFGAGSQGGTIRFLTPQPDATKTSGRVRSEVATTENGGMSYELGGAIGVPLVPDTLAVRASAYYRRDGGWVDRVRFEDKQVIDKDANRIDSFVGRVALAWTPTPDLTITPSVVYQRIKNNDSPESWDNIQRDPASPNAAFSDYDNGVFLNGNRVRENGNDRFVLPSLNIKYALGGADLIAIGSYFDRRQTFRADYTTFNQSLFTGITLPLIPDQAAFSDFVNTQKNWTGELRLQSTATDSPITWVVGGFFQDAQQVSVQTVDDRFFYQYAPFLVGVLPPLVDGRLIYDQATRSKDRQYAVFGQVGFKPVDRFTLTLGLRYGRTEFSINSFAQGPVVGPPVTDVGGQKESPFTPKFGIDFQIDPRTLVYASVAKGFRPGGYNPQVGLPCGAELAGIGYPNGRPTLYNSDSVWSYELGVKARMAGGRVGVQGSVYQIDWTDIQQAVALNSCGFQFTGNLGKARSRGFDLQFDAKITDQFSVQAEIGYTNAKFLQTFTGGPSAVVPLVTAGNHVASPPWTISLHGQYDIPMGEHTGYIRSDYDYRAQQTDLTPGIDPRNGGADPTLTNPPALNQWSARAGYRFNGVDVSVFVNNILGSAVWQGRRSRDNGAATIYRSHVIRPRTFGLTAGYTF is encoded by the coding sequence ATGAGCAAGCACATTCGCGAAAACTTGGTCGCAGGGAGCGCGTTGATCGCATTGGTCACCGCGATGCCCGCCTTTGCGCAGGAAACCGCAAAGCCGCAATCCGCCGAAGAGGCAGACCAGAGCGGCGAGATCGTGGTTACAGCCACCCGCAAGAACGAAGTGCTGAGCAAGGTGCCGATCAGTGTGAGCGCTTTCAGCACCGAAACGCTCGACAAGCGCGGCGTGCGCGATTTTGCCGACGTGATCCGCCAGACGCCGGGCATCGTGTTCGAACAGACCAACACGACGAGCAACATCGCTATCCGTGGCATCAATTCATCTGTCGGGGCATCGACTACCGGCATCTATATCGACGACACCCCAATTCAGGTGCGTGCGCTGGGCTATTCGGGCGGCAACGTCTATCCGGTGATTTTCGATCTGGAGCGTATCGAAGTGCTGCGCGGGCCGCAGGGCACGCTGTTTGGCGCGGGATCGCAGGGTGGCACGATCCGCTTCCTGACGCCGCAGCCTGATGCAACAAAGACATCGGGCCGCGTCCGTTCGGAAGTGGCGACGACCGAAAACGGCGGCATGAGCTATGAACTGGGCGGCGCCATCGGGGTGCCATTGGTGCCCGATACATTGGCCGTGCGGGCCAGTGCCTATTACCGGCGCGATGGCGGCTGGGTGGACCGGGTGCGGTTCGAGGACAAGCAGGTGATCGACAAAGACGCCAACCGCATCGATTCCTTCGTGGGTCGCGTGGCTTTGGCGTGGACCCCGACGCCCGACCTGACGATCACGCCCTCGGTCGTCTACCAACGGATCAAGAACAACGACAGCCCGGAAAGCTGGGACAATATCCAGCGTGACCCGGCATCGCCAAACGCCGCATTCTCGGACTACGACAACGGCGTGTTCCTGAATGGCAACCGCGTGCGCGAAAACGGCAATGACCGGTTCGTGCTGCCATCACTGAACATAAAGTATGCGCTGGGTGGGGCGGACTTGATCGCTATCGGATCGTATTTTGACCGGCGGCAGACTTTCCGGGCCGACTATACGACTTTCAACCAGAGCCTGTTTACCGGCATCACCCTGCCGCTAATCCCTGACCAGGCCGCGTTTTCGGACTTCGTGAACACGCAGAAGAACTGGACCGGCGAATTGCGTCTGCAATCGACGGCGACTGACAGCCCGATCACATGGGTGGTTGGCGGCTTCTTCCAGGATGCGCAGCAGGTCTCGGTCCAGACGGTCGATGACCGCTTCTTCTACCAGTATGCGCCGTTCCTTGTTGGAGTTCTGCCGCCGCTTGTCGATGGCAGGTTGATCTATGATCAGGCCACCCGTTCCAAGGACCGGCAGTATGCGGTGTTTGGCCAAGTGGGCTTCAAACCGGTGGACCGCTTCACGCTGACGCTTGGCCTGCGCTACGGTCGTACCGAATTTTCGATCAACTCCTTCGCGCAAGGGCCGGTCGTTGGACCGCCCGTTACCGATGTCGGCGGGCAAAAGGAAAGCCCGTTCACGCCCAAGTTCGGCATCGATTTCCAGATCGATCCGCGCACGCTGGTCTATGCCTCGGTGGCAAAGGGCTTCCGCCCCGGCGGCTACAACCCACAAGTGGGCCTGCCCTGCGGGGCCGAGCTTGCGGGCATCGGCTATCCCAACGGACGGCCGACGCTGTACAATTCTGACTCAGTTTGGAGCTATGAGCTGGGCGTGAAGGCACGCATGGCGGGCGGGCGCGTTGGCGTGCAGGGCAGCGTCTACCAAATCGACTGGACCGACATCCAGCAGGCGGTGGCGCTCAATTCCTGCGGATTCCAGTTCACCGGCAATCTGGGCAAGGCGCGCAGCCGCGGGTTTGACCTGCAGTTCGATGCGAAGATCACCGATCAGTTCAGCGTGCAGGCGGAAATCGGCTATACCAACGCCAAGTTCCTGCAGACCTTCACCGGTGGGCCGAGCGCGGTGGTGCCTCTGGTGACCGCTGGCAACCACGTGGCATCGCCGCCATGGACGATCTCGCTGCATGGCCAGTATGATATCCCGATGGGTGAACACACCGGCTATATCCGCAGCGACTACGATTACCGCGCACAGCAGACCGACCTGACGCCGGGCATCGATCCGCGCAATGGCGGCGCTGACCCGACGCTTACCAACCCGCCTGCACTGAACCAGTGGTCGGCGCGTGCCGGTTATCGCTTCAACGGGGTGGACGTCTCGGTCTTCGTCAACAACATCTTGGGCAGTGCGGTGTGGCAGGGGCGGCGTTCGCGCGACAATGGCGCGGCCACGATCTACCGCTCACACGTGATACGGCCACGCACGTTCGGCCTGACGGCAGGGTACACGTTCTGA
- a CDS encoding amidohydrolase yields the protein MGRAAVLLASVFAAALPAVAVASAPPADVLFTNAKVYTPQGWRPSLAVRDGRIVAIGRKVKAARVVDLKGRTVMPGLYDMHVHPVLQAKGEEGRCRVPQDAGAARLLELVSACVKAAAPGAWVSGGQWQASLLQGTPITAATLDAISPDNPVMLFDVSGHSVWANSRALAEAGIAAGTPNPEGGIIERDESGKPTGILRETASRLVTSKMPPQSTAETERQLESHLRMLAGFGVVGFVEAMAFRPDLEVYTSLADRGVLKHRVQACIAFSEAGRANPAFDATVADRKTFARDTFNADCIKVFADGVPTESHTGAMIDDYHGGQPNAPAKGLLLFEPEAMARNVADWDRQGITVLFHAAGDRAVQASLDAVQAARKANGKGGPMHQVGHSTFVDPADLPRFKALDAAVEYSPYLWDPQPINDDITSAVGTPRIDRVWPIRDGFDADALVIAGSDWAVVPSPNPWIGIETAVTRRNPGGGARTFGAAQAITLEQAVAMFSINAARRMGIADKAGSLETGKLADFLVLDRNPFAVPITQVHATNVLETWIGGERVYSSGEE from the coding sequence ATGGGCCGGGCTGCGGTCTTGCTGGCGTCAGTATTCGCCGCAGCCCTGCCCGCCGTCGCGGTGGCATCTGCTCCCCCGGCGGACGTGCTGTTCACCAACGCCAAGGTCTATACGCCGCAAGGCTGGCGCCCGTCGCTGGCGGTGCGCGACGGGCGGATCGTTGCGATCGGGCGCAAGGTGAAGGCGGCCCGCGTGGTCGACCTTAAGGGCCGCACGGTGATGCCGGGGCTTTACGACATGCATGTGCACCCGGTGCTGCAGGCCAAGGGCGAGGAAGGCCGCTGCCGCGTTCCGCAAGATGCAGGGGCTGCCCGCCTGCTTGAACTGGTCAGCGCTTGCGTGAAGGCAGCAGCGCCCGGCGCTTGGGTCAGCGGCGGGCAATGGCAGGCATCGCTGCTGCAGGGCACGCCGATCACGGCCGCTACCCTCGATGCCATTTCGCCCGACAATCCGGTGATGCTGTTCGATGTCAGCGGTCACAGTGTCTGGGCCAATTCGCGCGCGCTGGCCGAAGCAGGCATCGCGGCGGGCACGCCAAACCCCGAAGGCGGGATCATCGAACGCGATGAATCAGGCAAGCCCACCGGTATCCTGCGCGAAACGGCTTCCCGGCTTGTCACCAGCAAAATGCCGCCGCAAAGCACCGCCGAGACCGAGCGGCAGCTGGAAAGTCATTTGCGCATGCTGGCTGGGTTCGGCGTGGTCGGCTTTGTCGAGGCAATGGCTTTTCGGCCGGATCTGGAAGTCTATACGTCGCTGGCCGATCGGGGCGTTTTGAAACATCGGGTGCAGGCCTGCATCGCATTTTCCGAAGCGGGACGGGCCAATCCGGCATTCGATGCTACTGTGGCCGACCGCAAGACATTTGCGCGCGACACCTTCAATGCTGACTGCATCAAGGTCTTTGCCGATGGCGTCCCCACGGAAAGCCACACCGGGGCGATGATCGATGATTATCACGGCGGGCAACCTAATGCGCCCGCCAAGGGCCTGCTGCTGTTCGAACCCGAGGCGATGGCGCGCAACGTGGCCGACTGGGACCGGCAGGGCATTACCGTGCTGTTCCACGCTGCCGGAGACCGCGCGGTGCAGGCCTCGCTCGATGCCGTGCAGGCCGCGCGCAAGGCCAATGGCAAAGGAGGGCCGATGCATCAGGTGGGTCACTCGACCTTCGTCGACCCGGCTGATCTGCCCCGGTTCAAAGCGCTGGATGCGGCGGTGGAATATTCCCCCTATCTGTGGGACCCGCAGCCGATCAACGATGACATCACCAGCGCGGTAGGAACCCCGAGAATAGACCGTGTATGGCCGATCCGCGACGGTTTTGACGCAGATGCGCTGGTGATTGCCGGGTCGGACTGGGCAGTAGTGCCCTCACCCAATCCATGGATCGGAATCGAAACGGCGGTGACCCGGCGCAATCCCGGCGGCGGCGCGCGCACGTTCGGCGCAGCGCAGGCGATTACGCTGGAACAGGCCGTGGCGATGTTTAGCATCAACGCAGCCCGGCGGATGGGGATTGCGGACAAGGCAGGATCGCTGGAAACCGGCAAACTGGCGGATTTTCTGGTGCTTGACCGCAACCCTTTTGCTGTGCCGATCACGCAAGTGCATGCCACGAATGTGCTGGAAACGTGGATCGGTGGCGAGCGGGTCTATAGCAGTGGCGAGGAGTGA